The following proteins are encoded in a genomic region of Herminiimonas arsenicoxydans:
- a CDS encoding putative cointegrate resolution protein T (Evidence 3 : Function proposed based on presence of conserved amino acid motif, structural feature or limited homology; Product type pe : putative enzyme), translating to MARTGLYKSEVKKARDTLIGQGKHPSVDAVRVELGNTGSKTTIHKYLKELEEDDGGQSIKAPLSDALQDLVARLAAQLEEEADTRIAAIHNEAAETERRQTALILELRQESTELSTSLQQAKSAWTSEKESHEHTAMQLQQTKVECQGLNLQVSALKERLDENERHRQSLEEKHQHARESLEHYRESTKEQRDQDMRRHEQQVQGLQAEMRQLQQGLIVKQDEVTRLNKEGVRLISDLSHAQQALYEQQTRVRQFEQKLEQLQGVEQNNRLLKEQIDEKDAQLGEMRTQLAEAMQQVTVVTGQLNQHQIELVTLQAKLDTHQALSSELKSYLDRDTTLNK from the coding sequence ATGGCCCGCACTGGACTCTACAAATCCGAAGTTAAGAAAGCCCGCGACACCCTTATAGGGCAGGGCAAGCATCCATCGGTCGACGCGGTACGCGTTGAGCTCGGCAATACTGGCTCCAAGACCACAATTCATAAGTATCTCAAGGAGTTAGAAGAAGACGATGGCGGGCAATCTATCAAAGCGCCATTAAGCGATGCGCTGCAAGATCTTGTCGCTAGATTGGCAGCTCAATTGGAGGAAGAAGCAGATACGAGAATTGCGGCTATTCACAATGAGGCAGCCGAAACGGAACGTCGACAAACGGCCTTGATTCTGGAATTGCGACAGGAAAGCACTGAGCTTAGTACCAGCCTGCAGCAGGCGAAATCGGCCTGGACGTCGGAAAAAGAGTCCCATGAACACACTGCGATGCAGTTGCAGCAGACAAAGGTTGAATGCCAAGGTTTGAATCTGCAGGTGTCGGCGCTCAAGGAACGTCTGGACGAAAACGAACGGCATCGACAGTCCTTGGAAGAAAAGCATCAGCATGCCCGAGAATCTTTGGAGCACTACCGAGAATCGACCAAAGAACAACGGGACCAGGACATGCGGCGCCACGAACAGCAAGTCCAAGGTCTGCAGGCAGAAATGCGCCAGCTTCAGCAAGGTTTGATCGTCAAACAAGACGAGGTGACACGGCTCAATAAAGAGGGTGTACGGTTGATATCAGACCTTTCGCACGCCCAGCAAGCACTCTATGAACAGCAAACACGCGTGCGCCAGTTCGAACAGAAGCTGGAACAATTGCAGGGCGTGGAGCAGAATAACAGGCTATTGAAAGAGCAAATAGATGAGAAAGATGCTCAACTTGGGGAAATGCGTACCCAGCTCGCAGAAGCGATGCAGCAAGTCACTGTAGTAACCGGACAGCTAAATCAACATCAAATAGAACTGGTC
- a CDS encoding Putative cointegrate resolution protein S (TnpS protein) (Evidence 3 : Function proposed based on presence of conserved amino acid motif, structural feature or limited homology; PubMedId : 12169600; Product type h : extrachromosomal origin), whose product MDKIDQYIHAATRQNTRRSYQSAIHHYEVEWRGYLPATAESVARYLADYAETLAINTLRHRLAALGQWHIDQGFPDPTKAPIVRKVFRGIQQLHPVQEKRAKPLQLEQLEQVTTWLDGAIVAAGAEHDSAAQLRHTRDKALVLIGFWRGFRGDELARLEVQYVAALPGEGMTCYLPQTKGDRQFKGSTFKAPALSRLCPVAAYQAWVDLSGLESGAVFRSINRWGKLGDTGLNPASIIPLLRSLFAQAGILDADEYSAHSLRRGFANWATSNGWDLKTLMEYVGWKNIQSAMRYIDGADPFGKKRIEAGLLPVELQTKSNDLLRNITDQEIL is encoded by the coding sequence ATGGACAAAATCGATCAATACATCCATGCGGCCACTCGGCAAAACACTCGGCGTAGCTACCAGTCGGCTATCCATCACTACGAAGTCGAATGGCGAGGCTACTTGCCGGCGACCGCCGAGAGCGTGGCCCGTTACCTAGCAGACTATGCTGAAACCCTGGCGATCAATACGCTCAGGCATCGCCTGGCAGCACTTGGCCAATGGCATATAGATCAAGGTTTTCCCGATCCTACGAAAGCACCGATCGTTCGCAAAGTCTTTCGCGGCATCCAGCAATTACATCCTGTACAAGAAAAACGCGCCAAGCCCCTCCAACTCGAGCAGCTCGAACAGGTGACAACTTGGCTTGACGGTGCCATCGTTGCTGCAGGCGCAGAACATGATTCGGCGGCACAATTGCGCCACACCCGGGATAAGGCGCTTGTTTTGATCGGATTCTGGCGGGGCTTTCGAGGCGATGAACTGGCTCGACTGGAGGTGCAATACGTCGCGGCGCTACCTGGCGAAGGAATGACATGCTATCTCCCTCAAACCAAAGGCGATCGTCAGTTTAAAGGCAGTACGTTTAAGGCACCTGCGTTGTCCCGTCTCTGCCCAGTAGCGGCATATCAAGCTTGGGTCGACCTGAGTGGACTGGAAAGCGGTGCCGTCTTTAGATCAATTAATCGCTGGGGTAAGCTCGGCGATACAGGCTTAAATCCGGCCAGCATCATTCCGTTGCTACGGTCACTTTTTGCGCAAGCCGGCATTCTCGACGCTGATGAATACAGCGCGCATTCGCTTCGTCGAGGATTTGCAAATTGGGCGACATCAAACGGATGGGATCTCAAAACACTAATGGAATATGTCGGGTGGAAGAATATTCAATCGGCGATGCGCTATATCGACGGTGCAGATCCGTTCGGCAAAAAACGCATCGAGGCCGGGCTGTTACCGGTGGAGCTACAAACGAAATCAAATGATTTACTTCGGAACATCACCGATCAAGAAATTTTGTAG